The Penicillium oxalicum strain HP7-1 chromosome IV, whole genome shotgun sequence genome contains a region encoding:
- a CDS encoding putative U6 snRNA-associated Sm-like protein LSm3, producing the protein MADNDDAGASVSEPLDLVRLSLDEIVFVKLRGDRELKGRLHAYDSHCNLVLGDVEETIYVVEEDENEQEVTRVWHRG; encoded by the exons atggccGATAACGATGATGCCGGTGCATCCGTCTCGGAGCCCCTCGATCTTGTCCGCCTCTCTCTCGATGAGATTGTCTTTGTGAAGCTGCGCGGAGACCGTGAGCTGAAGGGCCGTCTTCAT GCCTACGACAGTCACTGCAACCTTGTATTAGGAGACGTGGAGGAGACCATCTAcgtggtggaagaggacgagaacGAGCAAGAGGTCACAAGGGTATGGCACCGCGGGTGA
- a CDS encoding GTP-binding protein 1, translating into MPQLKPKANAEERKRGEIALSEFAEYAEKQQAHRSAVPAPIPPSDSGYETGSVSRDLEDHAELEILDQLGLSDAPRAIKLKDLLLGTGEAATEESLQELAATIQTRIDEGHGETIVDLGLEDGGDSMGFDLEQWETALARLREAAESIPAHCRILLTYNVGGAEESSVKNERMKDAWGKVLIRQVTASMEEIAELRVAVVGNVDAGKSTMLGVLVKGSLDDGRGRARLNLFRHKHEIESGRTSSVGMEIMGFDSHGEIVGHTQGRKLSWEEIGRRSAKVISFSDLAGHERYLRTTVFGMLSSSPNYCLLMVAANNGLIGMSREHLGIALALNVPVMVIVTKIDICPPQILQETLSQLAKILKSPGARKIPIFIKNMEETINTATQFVSQRICPIFQVSNVTGENLELVRTFLNILPHRGHYNQDGPFEFLINDTFSVPHVGTVVSGVVKSGVIHAGDSVVVGPDSLGQFTTTTIKSIERKRIQVNACFAGQSGSFALKRVRRKEVRKGMVVLKKMDNPPKVYREFVAEVLILSHATTIKPKYQAMLHVGAVSQTCAVIDIDRPFIRTGDRALVAFRFIQRPEFLAPGDRVLFREGKTKGLGIVKSIGYDPAHPLDPNAAKPEHEGAEKGTVKTESSAQDVAK; encoded by the exons ATGCCTCAGCTCAAACCAAAAGCAAATgcggaggagaggaagaggggcgAGATC GCTCTCAGCGAGTTCGCCGAGTACGCTGAAAAACAGCAGGCGCACCGATCCGCCGTCCCCGCCCCCATCCCTCCAAGCGATAGTGGATATGAAACAGGCAGCGTCTCGCGCGACCTGGAAGACCACGCTGAGCTCGAGATCCTTGACCAGCTGGGTCTTTCGGACGCGCCCCGCGCGATCAAGTTGAAGGACCTTCTGCTGGGAACTGGAGAGGCGGCTACGGAAGAGAGTCTACAGGAACTCGCCGCAACGATACAGACGAGAATCGACGAGGGTCATGGCGAGACAATCGTGGACCTGGGCCTCGAAGATGGTGGCGATTCCATGGGCTTTGACCTTGAGCAATGGGAGACCGCGCTCGCACGACTACGAGAAGCCGCTGAGAGCATTCCCGCTCACTGCCGAATCCTCCTCACGTATAATGTGGGAGGGGCCGAGGAGTCCTCGGTGAAGAATGAACGCATGAAAGACGCCTGGGGAAAAGTGTTGATACGGCAGGTCACCGCGAGCATGGAAGAGATTGCAGAACTACGCGTCGCAGTCGTGGGCAATGTCGATGCTGGGAAGAGTACCATGCTTGGCGTGCTGGTAAAAGGCAGCCTAGACGACGGTCGTGGTCGCGCGCGACTTAATCTGTTCCGGCATAAACACGAGATTGAGAGTGGGCGAACCAGCTCTGTCGGCATGGAGATTATGGGCTTTGACAGCCACGGCGAGATCGTTGGACATACCCAAGGCAGGAAGCTGTCGTGGGAGGAAATCGGGAGGCGCTCTGCCAAAgtgatctccttctctgaCCTCGCCGGTCATGAACGGTACCTGAGAACCACCGTGTTCGGTATGCTGAGCAGCAGCCCGAATTATTGTCTGCTCATGGTCGCTGCCAATAACGGCTTGATCGGTATGAGCCGAGAGCATTTGGGAATCGCCCTAGCCTTGAACGTCCCCGTCATGGTCATCGTCACCAAGATCGATATCTGCCCGCCTCAGATCCTGCAGGAGACTCTTTCCCAGTTGGCAAAGATTCTCAAATCACCGGGTGCGCGTAAGATTCCCATCTTCATTAAGAACATGGAGGAGACAATCAACACTGCGACACAATTTGTCAGCCAACGAATTTGCCCCATCTTCCAAGTGTCCAACGTGACGGGCGAAAACCTGGAGCTTGTGCGAACCTTCCTCAATATCCTGCCCCACCGGGGCCATTACAACCAGGATGGACCCTTTGAGTTCCTCATCAACGACACCTTCTCCGTCCCTCACGTGGGTACCGTGGTCTCCGGCGTGGTCAAGTCGGGGGTCATCCATGCGGGTGACTCTGTTGTGGTCGGACCGGATTCCCTGGGCCAGTTCACGACCACCACGATCAAGAGTATCGAGCGCAAGCGAATACAGGTCAATGCCTGCTTTGCCGGTCAATCCGGATCATTCGCCTTGAAGCGTGTTCGCCGAAAGGAGGTTCGCAAGGGCATGGTCGTCTTGAAAAAGATGGACAATCCGCCTAAAGTGTATCGAGAATTTGTAGCCGAGG TTTTGATCCTGTCACACGCCACTACCATCAAGCCCAAATACCAGGCCATGCTGCACGTTGGCGCGGTCAGCCAAACGTGCGCAGTGATCGACATCGATCGGCCCTTCATCCGCACGGGTGACCGTGCCCTCGTTGCATTCCGCTTCATTCAGAGACCCGAATTCCTGGCTCCCGGTGATCGGGTACTCTTCCGCGAgggcaagaccaagggtcTTGGTATTGTGAAGAGCATCGGTTATGACCCCGCGCATCCCCTTGATCCGAATGCGGCCAAGCCGGAGCACGAGGGGGCAGAGAAGGGGACAGTCAAGACAGAGAGCTCCGCACAGGACGTAGCAAAATAG
- a CDS encoding DNA repair protein rad5, with the protein MDEDLDHRPAKRQRFFAESPASLSGTPKSDVAPNPQRFLEQNDGETKQNGRAEQPETTRIQTSNCGLTNPIAALPTAALSDASTRPATNGAATPEQPDTSDGFDAELFTSIIGQELPTDSLEKIKSASSNDIERAVNVFFDGSWKKPVKANTGGIGGTKQVPLRSTSSVSGPNQSSPARMISKGQKDPTEPESVLSRQPAARYVGAFGVGGWATRSGQALLKHGDVVHIERARSQPVAKRGRNGKLFTNTKGDVLTRFTNAAGQEIGRLPHETAEWVSTLIDQKICRFDGVCVFIPDRVRVNDTVYLQLKCWLREEAFQRGAFLSNADDNRSMGLFEEKESTEEKNLRLRQVALVKLFHEINLQPTSTNPTTEKHKRDGILRAAEMAEQYDGTKKDRPKSSKDANDSSSEEETAELEEDQLDTLYRKAQSFDFNMPEAEPGPTFRLNLRKYQKQALHWMLSKEKDRKEARERSMHPLWEEYTWPTKDVDDQELPSVQGIDHFYVNPYSGDLSVDFPAQEQHCLGGVLADEMGLGKTIEMLSLVHSHKSEPRSQISDTINSVNDLTRVPVATSGVVAAPYTTLVVAPTSLLAQWESEALKASEPGSMRVLLYYGADKAVNLRELCCEANYANVPHVIVTSYGVVLSEYRQFAAQSPFTSASHGGLFSVEFFRVILDEAHMIKNRRSKSARACYEIQAVHRWVLTGTPIVNRLEDLFSLVRFLKVEPWSNFSFWKTFITVPFENKDYVRALNVVQSVLEPLVLRRTKTMKTPEGEPLVPLPKRTVTIEEVELSEQEREIYDCIYTRAKRTYNDNVEAGTLLKSYTTIFAQLLRLRQTCCHPVLTRNKEIVADEEVVAAALDATNDLTDDMDLQELINRFTASTESAEAEDRSVVFTTHALRQIQTESSGECPICCEEPMIDPAVTACWHSACKKCLSDYVHHQTSKGEKARCFSCRADVDARDIFEVVKHPLSHPATPMEESSGCDTPLPSSQPAPRISLRRINPLSPSAHTSAKIHALINHLARVPPNTKSVVFSQFTSFLDLIGPQLSKVGISHLRLDGSMPQKARAAVLAQFTKTEDFADDTVDAEDETPGQTRFSKSKSAKPDPSPSVLLISLRAGGVGLNLTVASNVFVMDPWWSFAIEAQAIDRVHRMGQLRDVSVTRFIVKDSIEGRMLRVQERKMNIAGSLGLRVGGDEGDDDKKKERIEELKLLFE; encoded by the coding sequence ATGGACGAGGATCTCGACCACCGGCCAGCGAAAAGACAACGTTTCTTTGCTGAAAGCCCTGCAAGCCTGTCAGGGACCCCAAAGTCGGATGTTGCACCCAATCCACAGCGCTTTTTAGAACAAAACGATGGCGAGACAAAGCAAAACGGTCGAGCAGAACAGCCAGAAACTACGAGGATTCAAACATCAAACTGCGGGTTGACAAATCCGATCGCTGCCCTTCCAACCGCCGCCTTGTCTGATGCATCGACACGACCAGCAACGAATGGAGCGGCTACACCAGAGCAGCCTGACACCTCGGACGGTTTCGATGCCGAACTATTTACAAGCATCATCGGGCAGGAATTGCCCACCGATTCCCttgagaaaatcaaatcagcCTCATCCAACGATATCGAACGAGCTGTCAATGTGTTTTTCGACGGATCCTGGAAGAAACCCGTCAAAGCCAACACGGGCGGAATAGGCGGGACAAAACAAGTGCCACTTCGATCGACATCGAGTGTGAGCGGGCCGAATCAATCGTCGCCTGCACGAATGATCTCCAAGGGGCAGAAAGATCCAACGGAACCGGAGTCTGTACTCTCCAGGCAACCCGCAGCCCGTTACGTGGGTGCATTCGGTGTTGGAGGTTGGGCGACAAGGAGTGGACAGGCGCTGCTCAAGCATGGCGATGTGGTTCACATTGAGCGAGCTCGATCTCAGCCAGTTGCTAAACGTGGTCGCAACGGCAAGCTTTTTACCAACACCAAGGGCGATGTCCTGACACGGTTCACAAACGCTGCTGGGCAGGAAATTGGCCGACTTCCGCACGAGACGGCCGAATGGGTGTCGACTCTGATTGATCAGAAAATATGCCGGTTTGACGGAGTCTGTGTTTTTATTCCTGACAGGGTGCGAGTCAACGATACGGTCTATCTACAATTGAAATGTTGGCTTCGTGAAGAGGCATTTCAGCGTGGGGCGTTCTTGAGCAACGCGGATGACAATCGGTCCATGGGTCTGtttgaagagaaggaaagtacagaagagaaaaactTGCGGCTTCGACAAGTGGCTCTGGTAAAACTCTTCCATGAAATCAATCTACAACCAACCTCCACAAATCCAACAACAGAGAAACACAAGCGTGACGGCATACTTCGCGCGGCTGAGATGGCAGAGCAGTACGACGGCACCAAGAAAGACAGACCTAAATCCAGCAAGGATGCGAACGACTCCTCATCCGAAGAGGAAACCGCGGAACTTGAAGAAGACCAGCTCGACACTCTGTACCGTAAGGCGCAGTCGTTCGATTTCAACATGCCCGAGGCTGAGCCCGGGCCAACTTTCAGATTGAATCTCCGAAAATATCAAAAGCAGGCTTTGCACTGGATGCTTTCTAAGGAAAAAGACCGGAAGGAGGCACGAGAACGGTCCATGCATCCCCTGTGGGAAGAATACACTTGGCCGACCAAAGATGTGGATGATCAAGAATTGCCGTCCGTGCAGGGCATCGATCATTTCTACGTGAATCCTTACTCCGGTGACCTCAGCGTAGATTTCCCTGCTCAAGAACAGCATTGCCTGGGAGGTGTTCTTGCTGACGAGATGGGTCTCGGGAAGACCATCGAAATGCTCAGCCTTGTTCACTCACACAAATCTGAGCCTCGATCACAAATTTCGGATACAATCAATTCGGTCAATGACCTGACAAGGGTCCCAGTCGCAACTAGTGGAGTGGTGGCTGCACCCTACACTACTTTGGTAGTCGCTCCGACTTCGCTCCTGGCGCAGTGGGAGAGCGAGGCACTCAAGGCCTCCGAGCCCGGCTCAATGAGGGTCCTTTTATACTACGGAGCAGACAAGGCCGTGAATCTGCGTGAGCTTTGCTGTGAGGCGAACTATGCCAATGTGCCTCATGTTATTGTGACTAGCTATGGCGTTGTTCTATCGGAATACCGCCAGTTTGCGGCCCAGTCTCCATtcacctcggcctcgcaTGGAGGCCTCTTTTCAGTTGAATTCTTCCGCGTCATTCTTGACGAAGCTCATATGATCAAAAATCGCCGCTCAAAGTCCGCAAGAGCCTGCTACGAGATCCAGGCTGTCCACCGGTGGGTTCTCACCGGTACCCCAATCGTCAACCGTTTAGAGGATCTGTTCAGTCTCGTGCGCTTTTTGAAGGTAGAGCCTTGGAGcaatttctctttctggAAGACCTTTATTACGGTGCCCTTTGAGAACAAAGATTATGTCCGTGCGCTTAATGTTGTACAAAGCGTTTTGGAACCACTTGTGCTCCGACGAACAAAAACAATGAAGACGCCCGAAGGCGAGCCTCTAGTGCCGTTGCCTAAGCGCACGGTTACAATTGAAGAAGTAGAGCTCTCGGAGCAAGAACGAGAAATCTACGACTGCATCTACACTCGCGCGAAGAGAACGTACAATGACAATGTTGAGGCTGGAACTCTGCTCAAGTCATACACTACCATTTTCGCTCAGCTCCTGAGGCTCCGCCAAACATGCTGCCATCCGGTTCTGACGCGCAATAAGGAAATCGTCGCCGATGAAGAGGTCGTAGCAGCAGCGCTTGATGCCACCAATGACTTGACAGATGACATGGACCTTCAAGAATTGATCAATCGATTCACGGCATCCACCGAGAGTGCCGAGGCGGAGGATAGATCCGTTGTTTTCACTACACACGCTCTCCGACAGATTCAAACCGAGTCGAGCGGAGAATGTCCAATCTGCTGCGAGGAGCCCATGATCGATCCCGCCGTCACAGCGTGCTGGCACAGCGCCTGTAAAAAATGTCTCTCGGACTACGTGCACCACCAAACAAGCAAAGGGGAGAAAGCTCGCTGCTTCTCGTGCCGAGCGGATGTGGATGCACGGGACATCTTCGAGGTTGTAAAgcatcctctctctcatccagCCACGCCCATGGAGGAGAGCTCCGGTTGTGACACACCACTCCCAAGCTCGCAGCCTGCTCCTCGCATCTCTCTCCGTCGAATCAACCCTCTTTCGCCCTCGGCCCATACATCGGCCAAAATCCACGCGTTAATTAACCATCTGGCACGCGTCCCACCGAACACAAAGTCTGTCGTCTTCTCCCAATTCACCTCGTTCCTTGACCTCATCGGTCCCCAGCTTTCCAAAGTGGGCATCTCCCATCTTCGACTCGACGGATCCATGCCACAAAAGGCCCGTGCCGCGGTGCTAGCACAGTTCACCAAAACCGAAGATTTTGCAGACGACACTGTCGACGCGGAAGACGAAACGCCCGGACAGACTCGCTTTTCAAAATCGAAATCTGCCAAGCCAGATCCCAGTCCGAGTGTGCTACTCATCTCCTTACGGGCCGGTGGTGTTGGGCTGAACTTGACCGTTGCCAGCAACGTCTTCGTCATGGATCCTTGGTGGAGTTTCGCCATCGAGGCACAAGCTATTGATCGTGTGCATCGCATGGGCCAGTTGCGTGATGTTTCCGTGACTCGGTTTATCGTGAAGGATTCGATCGAGGGTCGAATGCTTCGTGTCCAGGAACGTAAAATGAATATTGCTGGCTCGCTCGGTCTGCGTGTCGGTGGCGATGAGGGAGACgacgacaagaagaaggagcgtATCGAGGAGCTGAAATTGTTGTTTGAGTAA
- a CDS encoding Maltose permease MAL61 translates to MPEHQEDVHDDTTIKVVQEKDEEYVENVEDTLKGAQRATEEEHGMSLREGIRKYPKAVFWSLWFSSALIMEGFDHAFITGFFAFPAFQKRYGSLQSDGTYQVPATLQSAIGNGVNAGQIVGLLINGILADHLGYRWVMIGCLILMCAFIFLQFFATSIYMYLGAEILLGLPWGVFQTLTTTYAAEVCPNVLRPYLTMLVSLCWSVGYLLGTGVLRAFLSSTGEWAYRIPFALQWILPIPLMIGIYLAPESPWWLVRKGRIDDAGKVIRRLRAKDSPEEEIADTVSMMVQTVKIENEMQSTSTYADLFKGTNLRRTEITVLTYLIQELCAPLVAYIVYFLEQAGLSPTASFDFGMGEYSLAILGVFVAWFLVPRLGRRTLLLSGTAFMTTTTFVIGFMGIPDIKTHPNIGYGIGTILLVEYFVFFITIGPIIYTIVTEIPSNFLRNKSVVMARAVYNVAVLVYGQLVPHMMQKAAWNWGAKSGFFYGAIMGIGLVWAYFRLPETANRTFAEMDILFKNKVKARDFANTKVDLANESVSRAQDGHDGLEY, encoded by the coding sequence ATGCCTGAACACCAAGAAGATGTCCATGATGACACCACCATCAAGGTGGTTCAGGAAAAAGATGAGGAATACGTCGAGAATGTTGAAGATACCTTGAAGGGGGCTCAACGTGCGACAGAGGAGGAGCATGGAATGAGTCTGAGAGAGGGGATTCGAAAATACCCAAAGGCCGTCTTCTGGTCCCTCTGGTTTTCCTCGGCGTTGATCATGGAAGGTTTCGATCATGCCTTCATTACCggtttctttgcttttcctGCCTTTCAGAAGCGCTATGGGTCACTGCAATCAGATGGCACGTATCAAGTCCCTGCAACCCTTCAGTCTGCCATTGGCAACGGCGTGAATGCTGGGCAGATTGTTGGTCTGCTGATCAACGGGATCCTGGCTGATCATCTGGGGTATCGCTGGGTCATGATCGGTTGTCTCATTTTGATGTGCGCTTTCATCTTTTTGCAATTCTTTGCGACGAGCATTTACATGTATTTGGGGGCTGAGATTCTGCTCGGACTCCCATGGGGTGTCTTCCAGACATTAACGACCACCTATGCAGCAGAGGTCTGTCCCAACGTGCTCCGGCCCTATCTCACAATGCTGGTGTCACTATGCTGGAGCGTCGGATACCTACTGGGCACCGGTGTGCTGCGTGCCTTTCTGTCGTCGACCGGAGAGTGGGCTTACCGTATCCCATTTGCTCTGCAATGGATCCTGCCTATTCCTCTTATGATCGGTATTTACCTTGCTCCCGAGTCCCCTTGGTGGCTTGTCCGTAAGGGTCGCATCGACGATGCTGGCAAAGTCATCCGTCGTCTTCGCGCCAAGGACAGTCCCGAAGAGGAGATCGCCGACACTGTCTCCATGATGGTACAGACAGTGAAGATCGAGAATGAAATGCAGTCCACCAGCACGTATGCGGATCTGTTCAAGGGTACGAACTTGCGACGCACCGAGATCACGGTGCTTACCTACTTGATTCAGGAGCTATGTGCACCTTTGGTCGCATACATTGTCTACTTCCTCGAGCAAGCCGGACTGTCCCCGACAGCCTCATTCGACTTCGGAATGGGTGAATACTCCCTCGCAATTTTGGGCGTCTTTGTGGCATGGTTTCTTGTGCCAAGGCTGGGTCGACGTACTCTGCTATTGTCTGGAACGGCTTTCATGACCACGACTACATTTGTGATTGGTTTCATGGGCATACCAGATATCAAAACTCATCCCAATATCGGGTATGGAATTGGCaccattctcctcgtcgagtactttgtcttcttcatcaccatTGGTCCAATCATTTACACCATTGTCACCGAGATCCCATCGAATTTTCTCCGCAACAAAAGTGTTGTCATGGCCCGCGCCGTCTACAATGTCGCTGTCCTGGTATATGGACAGCTGGTCCCGCATATGATGCAAAAGGCGGCTTGGAATTGGGGAGCCAAGTCCGGGTTCTTTTATGGAGCGATCATGGGGATCGGACTGGTCTGGGCGTACTTCCGGCTACCAGAAACCGCCAATCGCACCTTTGCAGAGATGGACATCCTTTTCAAAAATAAGGTCAAGGCGCGAGATTTCGCAAACACCAAAGTTGACCTCGCGAACGAAAGTGTCTCTCGAGCCCAGGACGGTCACGACGGCTTGGAGTATTAG